The following is a genomic window from Prunus persica cultivar Lovell chromosome G7, Prunus_persica_NCBIv2, whole genome shotgun sequence.
GACCATACAAGTGATTTACTCCAAACCCCAGTTCTTCCATCTTGAAAAGGATTTGTGGTGGGGGTGGTGAACCACCCGTCATTATTTCCACCTTGCGAGGAAGTGGCCTCTGGTCACTGACCAGTGAATTAACAATCATGTTCAAGACAGTTGGTGCCCCTCCCATGTGTGTGACATTGTATTGAACTATGTTGTCAAATATGTATTTTGGATTGACTTTTCTGAGGCATATGTTAGTGCCACCCTGAGCAGCCACCCCCCAAGTGAGGCACCACCCATTGCAGTGAAACATAGGCACAGTCCATAGATAAACAGGCATTGAGCCTATTCCATGAAGCAGAACCGTAGACAATGCGTTAAGATAAGCGCCCCGGTGACTATAAACAACCCCTTTCGGCCTGGATGTTGTGCCGGAGGTATAATTTACACTGATAGGATCCCATTCACTCCTTGGCCTTCTTATCTCAAATCCACAATTTCCAGTTTCCAGAAGACTTTCATATTCATAGGTGTGTGAAGTGCATATGGTGGGAGATGTGCTAGACGACCCATCAGAGTCAGCAATTAAAACAAGAATAGGTGGTTTTGAATCTGTTTTTTGGGTGAGAAGATCAAGTGCTCCTTGGGCAATTTCAAGTAACTGGTAGTCTACAAAGACGATTTTCGCCTCGGAATGACTCAGCAGGACAGATATCATAGCTGAATCAAGGCGTGCATTTAGTGTACAAAGAACTCCCCCTGCCATTGGAACTGCAAAATGCAGCTCATACATGGCTGGGACATTAGGAGCCAAGGTTGCAACCTGGTTCAACAATGCAAATGCTCAAACATGAAAACAGGCTTCATCCGCAACTTCTTTGACTAATAATTTAACATAATAAATAcgaaaattaaatcaaaattttatgtaCGATTTTGAGGTATCTGTCAAGAAAACATGATTATTCTGAAATGGGAAAAACTGAAGAAACATGAAACAATTAAGCAGCACAGAAAGCAGTGAATTaaagaagccaaaaaaaaacatgaagagaaaaaaaccaaCTCACCACATCACCAGGGGAAATTCCCAACTGGGTTAAAGCAGAAGCTAGTTTCAGACAGCGTTCATGAGTTTGAGCCCAGGTATATTTCAGACATCCATAGACCAGTGAGGTCCTGTCTGTGTAGGCCTTTGCAGCTCGCTCCAAGAACACTATTGGAGATAAAGGAACATGGTTGGCTGGGCACCGAACAAGGCCCTCCATAGATTTCCATGACTCTGGCTCAAAATTATTCCCAGAGAAGTGAGAGCAGAAACGATAATAATGAACAACACCAGGACGAAAATGATAAGGACTGATGACAGAAGCCAAGCGAGTGAACGAGTTCTTGACCAAGTGGTTCATGGTCTTGACGGAGATGACAAGGGGATTTCTGAAAATTCTGTGTCTCTATGAATATTGGATAATTGGATTGTCTACGAGAACGTTAGTTGGTCAGAAGAAGTGGTTTGTTAGTACCGATTCCTAGGCTGGTAGCTGACACTGAAAAGATAACTACTAGGGGTAAATTTCATGTTGGTGCCATGCTAATCTTGCCACATATGGTAACAATGTTTATTTTGCTAGACTGGCATGAGGCCAGGCAACATTAGATTTGGTAACAACATTATTTTAGCCGTTAGATGGATGAATTCATTCGTATTCTATTATGATATAGGTTAATTTCGATTTAATGGATAGTGAAAGCATGATGAATTCACCCtattctattataatttatagtataaattaatttgattcatTCATTGGATTGTGTAAGGTTGATGCACCCTTGATCGATACTTtagataaaaaaattatattttatattgtttgattgttttttttataagagaacCTTATCATGTAGCAAAAGACGTGTGTTTTGGATTTCAAGTTAAAAGTCTCTAGATAGCTGATAAAGACTGCTTGGCCGGATTTGACTAATGGACACGGGATATGGTTATTTTCAATGGAAAGGAGTTATAAATAACTTGGCAACACAAATGGactttaattatataatataatatgggTTCGTTTGGAGAAAAATTTGCATGTAACGGAAATGCCACCGTACTGATATTTCAAACTTATACAAATTACCATATGTTTTAACTTTTCAACATGAAAATGGGTGATATACTTGGAATATTATTATGATATATGGGCatacaaaaaattcatacttttttaGATATAGAAGCCAATCTTATCACTACATTCTctcaataaagaaataaataataacaacTATTGCATTATTGCTATGCTATGAGAACCAGTTGGACGTTTTAATGTTAGGCcaattttcttctattttattGGCCCCATGGCTTCAAACATTTATCAGCCCAGCACCTTACCAGCACACTTGATGCAGCAAGCCTAGTGAACCCAACAACAAGAGCCTACGGTCCAACTATAGCCCAGCCCCATTTTGGCGGCCTCCTCAAAAAACCCCAGGCGTAAAATGGGCCAAAGATCAACTACAGCCCAGCCCATTGCAGAAACCCTTCTctataaactcaaaaattgaTGCTGCGACTGCGTGTATGCACAAGTTCAAAAGCCTTTGTTCCTGGTTCATGGtgaattcaattttcaatgtACACAATTGAACCCCAATAAAAAATGGACCAGTGTGTTGGTAAAGTTTATGAACAGAGTAGGAATGAGCATAAACTTGATCAGGATTTTGTATGAAAAAAACACCAGAGATCAGTGTTGTTCATCTTTGAGAATTATTATGAAACAAAATTTGTGAATAATATCTAAAGGCAATCAAAGAATTATGTTAAAAATGTTGGAAAATTTCTGGGGGGTAACACTCCCCCCTTGCCAAATCCAAAAATTCTATGGGATGAACAGTAGTAGCTCGAGAATaccttctcttctctgtcaTTCTAGGGCAGCAATGACTCCATCAACAACCTCTTGGGTGGTGCTTTGTCCTCCGAGGTCTTTTGTCCTGCATTTACCCTCTAATATGACTCGCGCCACGGCAGTTTCTAGTCGATCAGCAAAGGAAGGAAACTGCAGATGTCTCAACATCATGGCGGATGAGAGAAGCAGGGCCACTGggtttgctttctttttatcCAATATTTTCTGATTTCCCACGTTCCCTGCAGAAGCGCCTTGCTCGAAAATAGCATGATCAGCCCCAACATTGCCTGCAGGCAAAACACCAGAACCATCATTGTTAATTTCCAACAAGAAACACATTGTTCAAAAATGGATCAGGTTTCTTTTTAcctataatttttcatttgaaagGGGCATTGCTGACAGTATTATAAAGAAGACCGTGAATGGAATATAAATCAAACAGTTGAATTGATATACCTCCTGGCATGACACCAGTGCCTCCAGCAATACCAGCTGCTGTATTTGCAACTAGATTACCATAAAGATTTGGTGTAACCTGCAAAATGCAAATCAGCCTGCGTCAGCTGCAAAACTCACTTTGCCtctttgatttataaaataaaaacaaaaaactgagATAGTTCGACCCAGTAGAATTGTTAAAAGCAACAATCTTTCAAGAAGAGCAAGAAAACTCACACTGCACTGGTTTTAATTTTACTCATCTTCTCAAACTCCCTTACTTTCTAcaattcaataattttttcctAAGAATCTAGAAGGTACAATGCTCCAACACAATCAGGTTTTGCTTAACAGAAAGATTACAGCAAAAAGAATTTAACTTCCTAACCAAGGAAATATTCATGGTAATCCATAGTTTTTTCTCTGACGGAATCAAAGCTTCAGGAATCTTCTAACCCTCATAAGAGATGCCTCATCATTTCTGAGGCATCCTAGGCTGCTCAAAAGTGCTCAACCAACAGAAGGTCCAGTCCTACTGTCCCACACAATAATGGTAAGAGATGCAGCATACTTTCTTTATCCAATCTGTACAGTAATAGCCTATCTTTACCATGTGGGGTTCCATTTTTCTAATAATAAACGAACAATTTGCTTATAACGACCAGATTCACTGAATGTAATTGGCATACCATGACATCAAATTGCTCAGGCTTCGAAACAAGTTGCATGCAACAGTTGTCCACAATTATTTCCTTGTAGTCAATCCCAGGATACTTTGTGGCCACCTCACGACAAGACTCTAAGAACAGGCCATCTCCAAGCTTCATAATGTTTGCTTTGTGCACAGCAGTCACCTTCTTTCTGTTGTTTAGGTAAGCGTACTCAAAAGCATATTTAGCAATGCGCTCTGAACAGAACTTTGTGATCACCTAGCAAAAGAGTAGGTATAAGTGACAAAAATATCCCCAACACTATGCAATATGGAGAGGATAACAAGAAACATTCCTTCAAATTGCAAGAAATGTAAGGGAAAAGTTTATAAGCAGAAAAAGAAACCCATCAAACAAAGTGATACTCCTGCTACAATTACTAGATCACTTTCTATAGATTGAATGCTAAAATATCACAAACTCAATCAACATACAACCACTTAACAGCACTTGCAATTGAAGAACAAACATTTCCTGCAATGAACATATCACAATCTTCCATGCATTCGAGAATATTTTGCGTGTCATCCTCACATATGGCCTCACTCCCACGACACGCATGCCGGTCCCAGTGCCATCTAAAAGTGGGTCCCACGTACATGTTGAACAGAGGGAGGTCATATACAACAGTCACATGCAATGGTTCCCATAGTGTGGGACCGCATAGGTCAGTCAGtgcaatcttttttttttttttggtcaacagtCAGTGCAATCTTAACAATGAATTATAAGAGAGAATAATTTCAATCACTACCGTAGGACCATTGCCAAACATGTGTCATGTGTCAcattttctcacttttttaaataaatgcaaTCAGAATGTTAAACATAGTTAATTACCATGTACTGAATATGATTACCCTATACTTAACCTTAAACAAATTCAATTCCACATGATTAAACTAGAAAACGACAAAACCCAATCAATAATCAAACAATAAAccaaataacaacaaaaacccaaacagtattattcaaacattaagaaatcTAAAAATCCAAACAGAATTTGATATATATACCTTAAGGCTTTCAACGACGCCAGGAACAACCTCATGCTCGAGCCCCGAGTACTCGCCCTCCGTATTCTCCCTAATCACAACAATGTCGACGTTCTCATGCTTAGTGACGAGGCCCGGCAGATTGACGCAGTTGACGAGCGAAGCGTAGAGATCGAGCTCTTTCCTCAGCTGCAAATTGAGCGAGCTCACGCCGCCGCCCATGGGCGTCGCGAGCCCTCCCTTCAAGCACACCTTGTTCTTCTTGATCGACTCGATCACCTCGTTTGGAACCTTCGGCATGTCGCCGTGGACCTCGAAGGTCTCGAAGTATACCGGCGCGTGCATTGCGTCCATGACCTGCTCGACGGCGTTGGTCACCAGGGGACCGATGCCGTCTCCGGGAATTAGGGTTACGGCGCGGGGGGCGCCGTCGCCGGGTCGGGGCATGTAGGTGACGGATCGTGTAGGGTTGGCGGGGGCGAGGGTCGGGGTGGTTGGTTTGGTGAGAAGGTGGCGGAGGATGGGTACGGATCTTCGGGCCATGGCGGTTAGGGTCCGATTGGGATTTTGGACTTTTCGGGAGAGTAGGGCTTGTTTGGGGGACCGGTGATTTGATGTTGATGTTCACGCTTATGCGATCCGAGAAGACATTTGCGGAGAAAAGACGCCGAatcagaagagagagagagagagagagagagagagagagagagactgactGGAATGTGAAGATTCTCAAGAAcattaactttttatttttatttattgaaaattttattgtttgaGTGAAAGTGATAAAAAGCTTGGTGGGCCAGAAATGGTAAGGACCGTCCAGGGCTCTATGAATGGTGGGCCCCGGTGGGGAACAGTTGGACTGCATGCAGAGCCCACAATTAGAAAAAGCAGCGGCAGAGCAGTGCGCGGGAAAAAGGTGCCATTTTTCCGGAGATTATttgtttgaccaaaaaaaaaggaggtcGACGAGATTAATAAACATAAAGACATTCCACTTTAAAGCTTTTTAATATGTTAATCAGGGCGTGTTCGTGCGGGTTTCTATGTCATACAACAGATTTAGAGGTCAACAAATTCATATTGTAGTATGGTCAAATAAGTCCGTTGTTTTTCAAAGATTATAAACTTATAGAAACGATTAGAATTTCACCATATGCAGATTACATTTTAAAGAAagttaagttttttatttaaaaataaattgacaataaaaaaataactcAACTTTTTATAAACACGCATACAAGATTCTTTACACGTGAGGATGTAAACCTTACAAATTTCACCATATTTACTAGATGGCTCTACAAATTTGCACCACAGAATTGTTCACCACTACCCTCAAtcattacatatattatatatatacctgtAAAagttaggggtgggcatttgAACCGCAAAACCgcaaaaccgaaccaaaccaatccggaaaaaaccgaaaaaaaccgtgttgaccaaaaaagtcaaaaaccgagaaaaatccaaaccgaaccggttcagaccggttccggttccggttttccATCCTAAGGAACCGGTCCAATCCGAACCGGTCCaatagaattaatttatatattttttaaatattatatatatttatatttgaaattatatatattttcatacCTGTCAAATTTTGATTGGGTGTGTATGCTGCTACCATAGGTAGCGCACACACAGGATTACACCAAATTCAGATTGGGTTTTTTCATTCTTCGTTCTTTCCTCTCCTTCCCATTTAGTTTCATACTCACTCAGCCAGCCGCCAGCCAGCCGCCAGCCACCGATTccaaacctctctctcaaccAGCACGTCACAGTCACACCCCTCTCTGCCGCCGCTCTTCTCTTAGCCTCTCAGTCGTTGCATTGCAGGTCagattctctctctatctctctcctttttttttttctttccccaattcaattttctgacTCTCTCTGGCATGGCTGTGAAGGCCAGGTTTAGGTCTTCCAAGGGTGGTGCTGGGGTCTTGGAGCGCCCAAAGTTTGACCAATCCCAATTTGACCCTGCTACCCAGCTTGAACAAGGTACCTACTTTATCATTTATCCTTCAACTGTCTTGATTTTTCTCATCtgggatttttgttttgtattcaATAGTTGAGATTTGTTATGAAAAGGGGGAGAAAAACATATTAGAAAACCCAATTGCAATGTAGCATTGTACTGTACTATTCTTCTGCCTTATTTAATGTTGAAATTACAGGAGGAGATATTGGACGACTCAAGGACAAGAGAGGTATTGGGAGTAGGGATAGTTACAGAGTTTTGCTGGTTGATGATGTTCGCCACACTGAGAAATTAGGTAATTTCCTTTTCCTACATATACATGACATTGATATATACAACTCTACCAGACTTTTTTTACTGCAAGACTTAATGTACTCTTTGGTTTGGAAACAGTTTATAATTTAGTAGATTTATTTGGCAAATTTATTAATgcaattgtttattttttacaattgtactaatccaattcaatttgGCAAATTTTCGAAGTTGGCATTATTctgcagaaaatagaaaactcTGCAGCCTAGTCTATTTTGGATTTAGTCTTTGACTGGCTTCCTTAACTCGGAATTCGATGAATTTTTGATATGTTGAAGTTTTATATGTCTACGTGTGATCTGGAAATGTTCACACCATTTTGAATCAAAATGGatttttaatgatttcccAAAGGCATAGTGTTCCTGCCTAAATTGTTTAACAAAACtgaagtttctgtttttaatggaagtctttgattttttttattagtccAGAGCAGAATCATGATCAGAGGCTTTTCTAAGAGATAGAATTGTCCTAAGAAATGGATATATTGGTTTAACAAACCCAACAAGTGGAAGTGGGTTGTAAATCAAAGTGTTAATGTGAGTATGTTGatcctttgattttttttatgtagatATTATGAGTTCATCCACACCTAGCACCATAGCTCCAACTACTTTTCAATGTTAGGAGGAATTTAATTTGGGTTGTAATGTATATTTGGTTGAATTTGGGTTGTATTTGgctagtaatttattttggaacttattttgttgaagtttgatttaatttgggttgtaatttatatgttgaagttggattgaatttggattgtatttttgttgaagttggattcattttgatgatgttgaagttggattgaatttttgttgaagttggattcatttgaatttggattgtatttttgttgaagttggattcattttgatgatgttgaagttggattgaatttttgtttaagttggattcatttgaatttggattgtatttttgttgaagttggattcattttgatgTGTTGAAAGCTTGATGGAACCTCAAATTTGGGGTATGTTAgtatataaatacattttgggcagatttgttaaattttaaattataaaaaaaaaaaaaaaaaaaaaaaaccggaaCCGCAggaaccgaaccggaaccggacagGTCTGGTTTGGTTCGGATTTCTGTATGGATGTTGAGcagaaccggtccaaaccgaaccggtctGCACTATCGGATCAGGTTCTATTTTTTCCCCGAAACCgatccaaaccgaaccgtgcccagcCCTAGTAaaagttgtgtttttttataaaaaaaaaatgaaagctaCTCAGTtcacttttgttttaaatattaaattgaaGGCAGGACCATTGCCTATGTTCTATTTTGGTCAAGCTCTGGTTGAGATTCTTCTTGGTCATAGAAATCTTCAATATTTGTCCACTtacaataatataatatgaaccctccatttcttctctctctctctctctctctctctctctgtatatctaaagttattgttgttttttttactgCTCCCTGGATATTGTTTCATTGGCATACAATTGTTGGAGAAATGAACCCATCAACCCAACAAATGGAAAAAGTGTGAGTCGGATGTGCATCAGCTAACGTGTAATTTTCTAATGAATCCCAGATGCCAAAGATGCCATTGTCTTCTTGTAATAATCCTAGATGTCTTGAATAAAATTCTGAATGATTGGAAGAGCAATGATTAGTTATACAATATGGTTGGAGTTGGGAGGGAAGGGAAAGGCCATACAAAAATGAATGGAGGAATGTCTCTGGCCGAGTACATGACCACATTCAATCTCAAATGTCCCAATCCAATCCTCCTATCATACGGgtggcttttttctttttgtgggcTTTCATTTCACGTGCCTACAGTAACACTAGTAAAGTAACTCACTAAGTCACTTGCACCTTCCTCATCTCCTTTGTCAGCTTCTGCACCCTTTGCGGCGAAGGACACTTTATCCGTGCGCACTTGCGGTGCTCATTTTGGatggagcaaaattcatgaGGCGATGGCAAGTCTGGTTATGATTATTAAGAGACTGATTAACCCCTTAATTTATAATTAGATAGATGATACATTAGCAGCAAATGTATCATATGTCTATTAATTATAGTCAAATGTGCAACAATGCTAATTTTGATGTTCAAATTTCATCACGCTTCTTTGGTTTATTGGTTAGGATGGATTTTTCATACAAGTAATAATCAAAGGGTTTAATAAATTGGTGTGCTTTCTAAAAGTTAGTGcgtaaaatacaaaaataatgcatCGAGTTGTGATTAATCTAtaacttaataaaatataataaatttattcaTCGATCAAACAGCTACAAATTATATTCGAATACAATACGAATTGCTATTCCGAATAAATTTCAtgaatcattaatttttaacataaaataaaaaatcataacaCCATGCTGGGATAACATGCACGTCCCATCGAGTTACATATGTCGTAGACGTATTTTGTCTTAAGTTGTTCGACCCACCTCAATCAATTTTAGAAAAGCATTGTTGATCAAT
Proteins encoded in this region:
- the LOC18771859 gene encoding probable acyl-activating enzyme 2 produces the protein MNHLVKNSFTRLASVISPYHFRPGVVHYYRFCSHFSGNNFEPESWKSMEGLVRCPANHVPLSPIVFLERAAKAYTDRTSLVYGCLKYTWAQTHERCLKLASALTQLGISPGDVVATLAPNVPAMYELHFAVPMAGGVLCTLNARLDSAMISVLLSHSEAKIVFVDYQLLEIAQGALDLLTQKTDSKPPILVLIADSDGSSSTSPTICTSHTYEYESLLETGNCGFEIRRPRSEWDPISVNYTSGTTSRPKGVVYSHRGAYLNALSTVLLHGIGSMPVYLWTVPMFHCNGWCLTWGVAAQGGTNICLRKVNPKYIFDNIVQYNVTHMGGAPTVLNMIVNSLVSDQRPLPRKVEIMTGGSPPPPQILFKMEELGFGVNHLYGLTETYGPGTYCSWKPEWDSLPSNERSKLKARQGVQHLGLEEVDIKDPVTMESVTPDGKTMGEIMFRGNTVMSGYLKDLKATKEAFRGGWFRSGDLAVKHPDNYIEVKDRLKDIIISGGENISTVEVETVFFSHPAVLEAAVVARPDNHWGQTPCAFVKLKEGFDHLKAQDLIEFCRDNLPHYMAPRTVILDDIPKTATGKIQKFILREKAKALGSLS
- the LOC109950412 gene encoding uncharacterized protein LOC109950412 — translated: MAVRVRLGFWTFRESRACLGDRITPNSDWVFSFFVLSSPSHLVSYSLSQPPASRQPPIPNLSLNQHVTVTPLSAAALLLASQSLHCRFRSSKGGAGVLERPKFDQSQFDPATQLEQGGDIGRLKDKRGIGSRDSYRVLLVDDVRHTEKLDIMSSSTPSTIAPTTFQC
- the LOC18769077 gene encoding isocitrate dehydrogenase [NAD] regulatory subunit 1, mitochondrial, with protein sequence MARRSVPILRHLLTKPTTPTLAPANPTRSVTYMPRPGDGAPRAVTLIPGDGIGPLVTNAVEQVMDAMHAPVYFETFEVHGDMPKVPNEVIESIKKNKVCLKGGLATPMGGGVSSLNLQLRKELDLYASLVNCVNLPGLVTKHENVDIVVIRENTEGEYSGLEHEVVPGVVESLKVITKFCSERIAKYAFEYAYLNNRKKVTAVHKANIMKLGDGLFLESCREVATKYPGIDYKEIIVDNCCMQLVSKPEQFDVMVTPNLYGNLVANTAAGIAGGTGVMPGGNVGADHAIFEQGASAGNVGNQKILDKKKANPVALLLSSAMMLRHLQFPSFADRLETAVARVILEGKCRTKDLGGQSTTQEVVDGVIAALE